The Peribacillus sp. FSL P2-0133 genome has a segment encoding these proteins:
- a CDS encoding ComEC/Rec2 family competence protein — translation MKKINILLVAVLVLSLFTGLKTTEAASNVKVHFINVGQGDSILIQTGNENVLIDGGGKGKGDEVVAYLKKQKVKTLNALVSTHPDADHVGGLAYVIKSLNVKSVYAPKISHTTQAYKDFLTAVKQKKLTIKKAQTGVEINTKAKDNSLKFIAPVKEYAKSDLNNWSAVLLLKHGKKTFLFTGDAEVKAESDMLAKKLVPSVDVLKVGHHGAKTSTSSAFINKAKPKYAVISVGKNGYGHPTSTVVKRLNSVKAKTYRTDKSGNIIFTSTGQKITVKTVK, via the coding sequence ATGAAGAAAATAAATATTCTACTGGTCGCTGTTCTTGTTTTGTCTTTATTCACAGGACTTAAAACAACCGAGGCAGCCTCAAATGTGAAGGTACATTTCATCAACGTAGGACAAGGAGATTCAATCCTTATTCAAACAGGTAACGAAAACGTTTTAATCGATGGCGGCGGTAAAGGAAAGGGCGACGAAGTTGTAGCCTACCTAAAAAAACAAAAGGTAAAAACACTTAATGCATTAGTATCAACTCACCCAGATGCGGATCATGTGGGCGGTCTGGCTTATGTGATAAAATCGCTTAATGTGAAATCTGTGTATGCCCCTAAAATTTCTCATACTACCCAAGCATACAAAGACTTTTTAACGGCTGTTAAGCAGAAGAAGCTTACAATAAAAAAGGCGCAGACTGGCGTGGAAATCAACACTAAAGCTAAGGATAATTCCCTTAAATTCATTGCACCTGTTAAAGAATATGCTAAGTCTGACTTAAATAATTGGAGTGCAGTCCTTTTACTTAAACACGGCAAAAAAACATTCTTGTTTACAGGTGATGCTGAAGTAAAAGCAGAGTCAGATATGCTGGCTAAAAAACTGGTACCAAGTGTGGATGTACTTAAAGTCGGCCATCATGGTGCAAAAACATCAACAAGTTCAGCTTTCATTAACAAAGCAAAACCGAAATACGCTGTAATCAGTGTAGGGAAAAATGGATATGGGCACCCTACTTCTACTGTTGTAAAACGGTTGAATTCAGTGAAAGCCAAAACTTATCGCACAGATAAATCAGGTAACATTATTTTTACTTCTACAGGTCAGAAAATT